The following proteins come from a genomic window of Bubalus kerabau isolate K-KA32 ecotype Philippines breed swamp buffalo chromosome 20, PCC_UOA_SB_1v2, whole genome shotgun sequence:
- the TMEM158 gene encoding transmembrane protein 158, translated as MLPLLAALLAAACPLPPARGGAVDAPGLLGAPLNASVNASSSDEPAAPRLLASAAPGAPERPEEEAAAPCNISVQRQMLSSLLVRWGRPRGFQCDLLLFSTNAHGRAFFAAAFHRVGPPLLIEHLGLAAGGAQQDLRLCVGCGWVRGRRPGRLRPTGATAGAPTALPAYPAAEPPGPLWLQGEPLHFCCLDFSLEELQGEPGWRLNRKPIESTLVACFMTLVIVVWSVAALIWPVPIIAGFLPNGMEQRRTTASAAAAAAPAAVPAGTTAAAAAAAAAAAAAAAVTSGTATK; from the coding sequence ATGCTGCCCCTGCTTGCCGCGCTGCTGGCCGCCGCCTGCCCGCTGCCGCCCGCCCGCGGCGGGGCCGTGGACGCGCCGGGCCTCCTCGGGGCGCCCCTCAACGCCTCGGTCAACGCGTCGTCCTCAGACGAGCCGGCCGCCCCGCGGTTGCTGGCCTCGGCTGCGCCCGGGGCCCCCGAGCGCCCGGAGGAGGAAGCGGCGGCGCCGTGCAACATCAGCGTGCAGCGGCAGATGCTGAGCTCGCTGCTTGTGCGCTGGGGCCGCCCGCGGGGCTTCCAGTGCGACCTGCTGCTCTTCTCCACCAACGCGCACGGCCGCGCCTTCTTCGCCGCCGCCTTCCACCGAGTCGGGCCGCCGCTGCTCATCGAGCACCTGGGGCTGGCGGCGGGCGGCGCGCAGCAGGACCTGCGCCTCTGCGTGGGCTGCGGCTGGGTGCGCGGCCGCCGCCCCGGCCGCCTCCGGCCCACCGGCGCCACCGCCGGGGCGCCCACCGCTCTGCCCGCCTACCCCGCGGCCGAGCCCCCCGGGCCGCTGTGGCTGCAGGGCGAACCGCTGCATTTCTGCTGCCTGGACTTCAGCCTGGAGGAGCTGCAGGGCGAGCCGGGCTGGCGGCTGAACCGCAAGCCCATCGAGTCCACGCTGGTGGCCTGCTTCATGACCCTGGTCATCGTCGTGTGGAGCGTGGCCGCCCTCATCTGGCCGGTGCCCATCATCGCCGGCTTCCTGCCCAACGGCATGGAGCAGCGCCGGACCACCGccagcgccgccgccgccgccgcccccgccgccgtgCCCGCGGggaccaccgccgccgccgccgccgctgcagcCGCTGCGGCCGCCGCCGCGGCCGTCACCTCGGGGACGGCGACCAAATGA